One genomic segment of Desulfovibrio oxyclinae DSM 11498 includes these proteins:
- the secG gene encoding preprotein translocase subunit SecG: protein METIVITIHVLACVFLIAMILLQSGQEGMGVIFGGGSTTMFGSSGAGGLLARVTAGLAAVFLITSLTYNVLTGNKVAGDESIMLDGENVTAPAPEQQKAPGVKFLDTEKNPDAENE, encoded by the coding sequence TTGGAAACGATCGTCATCACGATACATGTACTGGCCTGCGTCTTTCTGATCGCCATGATTCTCCTTCAGTCCGGCCAAGAGGGCATGGGAGTCATCTTCGGCGGCGGTAGCACCACCATGTTCGGCAGCTCCGGAGCGGGCGGCCTTCTTGCTCGTGTCACCGCAGGCCTCGCGGCAGTTTTTTTAATTACTTCCTTGACATACAACGTTCTCACTGGCAACAAGGTCGCCGGCGATGAGTCGATCATGCTGGACGGTGAAAACGTTACCGCTCCTGCACCGGAGCAGCAGAAAGCTCCGGGCGTCAAGTTCCTTGATACCGAAAAGAATCCGGACGCCGAGAACGAATAG
- the tpiA gene encoding triose-phosphate isomerase, which translates to MKKLMAANWKMYKNRADALSTAQELRKLVSDKLPEDREVLIFPPFTSIDRVAEAFSGAQGFHVGGQDYYLHEEGAYTGEISPSMLKDAGAGWGLTGHSERRHVLGEDDELVGQKTAYGLQQGLNVCLCIGETIEQRKGGKVQEVIDRQLAAGVRNVDRDLDPARLAVAYEPVWAIGTGEVAGSEEIEEAHGLTRKKLLELFGDKANEIRILYGGSVKPANVSGIISLDNVDGVLVGGASLASDSFAEIVLG; encoded by the coding sequence ATGAAAAAACTGATGGCAGCCAACTGGAAGATGTACAAAAACAGGGCGGATGCCCTGTCCACGGCACAGGAGCTTCGCAAGCTCGTTTCCGACAAGCTCCCCGAAGACCGCGAAGTGTTGATCTTCCCGCCGTTCACCTCCATTGACCGCGTGGCCGAAGCGTTCTCGGGCGCTCAGGGATTTCATGTGGGCGGACAGGATTACTATCTGCATGAGGAAGGGGCCTATACCGGCGAAATATCTCCGTCCATGCTCAAGGACGCAGGGGCGGGCTGGGGGTTGACCGGTCACTCGGAAAGGCGTCATGTGCTGGGTGAGGATGACGAACTGGTCGGTCAGAAAACAGCCTACGGCCTCCAGCAGGGCCTGAACGTCTGCCTGTGCATCGGTGAGACCATCGAACAGCGCAAGGGCGGCAAGGTGCAGGAAGTCATCGACCGTCAGCTTGCAGCGGGCGTGCGCAATGTGGACCGCGATCTGGACCCCGCTCGCCTTGCCGTGGCCTATGAACCTGTCTGGGCAATCGGCACCGGAGAGGTGGCCGGTTCCGAGGAAATCGAAGAGGCCCATGGGCTGACCCGAAAAAAGCTTTTGGAGCTCTTCGGAGATAAGGCTAATGAAATTAGGATATTGTACGGAGGAAGTGTCAAGCCTGCCAACGTGTCCGGGATTATTTCCCTTGACAATGTGGACGGAGTGTTGGTAGGAGGCGCGAGCTTAGCGAGTGACAGTTTCGCCGAGATTGTGCTCGGGTAG
- a CDS encoding phosphoglycerate kinase: protein MQYIDQMDIKGKKLLFRVDFNVPLDGSTITDDNRIRAVVPTLRYAMEQGAAVIVCAHLGKPKGQVVPELTLAPIAKRLGELLETDVALAPDCVGPDVESMAASLQPGQVMMLENLRFHKEEQGKTAEDRGDFGKQLASLADIYVNDAFGVAHRANASVVDVPAHAKDCCIGFLMKKEWEYLGTALADPKRPFVAVSGGAKVSSKLGILYNLLGKVDHIIIGGAMANTFLAAQGHGVGKSLVENDLFDEALKIMETARQKGSQIHLPQDFVYADSPDADKANGSCGADCIPEDMMVLDIGPESIETFKKVLDGAGTVVWNGPMGLFETPAFAEGSMELCKVMADMPEAVTIVGGGDTDAVVHKAGLTERFSFISTGGGSFLEFLEGKELPAFKALKECFAK, encoded by the coding sequence ATGCAATACATCGATCAAATGGACATCAAGGGAAAGAAGCTTCTTTTTCGAGTGGATTTCAACGTACCTCTGGACGGCTCGACCATCACGGACGACAACCGGATCCGTGCTGTCGTGCCGACGTTGCGCTATGCCATGGAGCAGGGCGCAGCGGTTATCGTTTGCGCGCACCTTGGAAAGCCCAAGGGGCAGGTCGTGCCGGAACTCACGCTGGCGCCGATTGCCAAACGGCTTGGCGAACTGCTGGAGACCGACGTGGCCCTTGCTCCCGATTGTGTCGGTCCTGACGTTGAGTCCATGGCGGCCTCGCTTCAGCCCGGACAGGTCATGATGCTCGAAAACCTTCGTTTTCATAAGGAAGAGCAGGGCAAGACAGCCGAGGATCGCGGCGACTTCGGCAAACAGCTTGCTTCACTGGCGGACATTTACGTCAATGACGCTTTTGGCGTGGCCCACAGAGCCAACGCGTCCGTGGTGGACGTTCCCGCTCATGCAAAGGACTGTTGCATCGGATTCCTCATGAAGAAGGAATGGGAGTATCTCGGCACCGCTCTTGCCGATCCGAAGCGCCCGTTCGTGGCGGTTTCCGGAGGCGCCAAGGTATCGTCCAAGTTGGGCATTCTCTACAATCTGCTTGGAAAGGTCGATCACATCATTATAGGTGGCGCAATGGCCAATACCTTCCTTGCCGCTCAGGGGCATGGCGTTGGTAAGTCCCTTGTGGAGAACGATCTTTTCGACGAAGCTCTCAAGATCATGGAGACCGCGCGTCAGAAAGGCTCTCAAATCCATCTCCCTCAGGATTTCGTTTACGCCGACTCTCCCGATGCGGATAAGGCGAACGGTTCTTGCGGTGCTGACTGTATTCCCGAGGACATGATGGTTCTTGATATCGGCCCGGAAAGCATCGAGACTTTCAAGAAAGTGCTGGATGGAGCCGGGACCGTGGTCTGGAACGGGCCCATGGGGCTGTTTGAAACTCCCGCCTTTGCCGAAGGCTCCATGGAGCTCTGCAAGGTTATGGCGGATATGCCCGAAGCCGTGACCATTGTCGGCGGCGGCGACACGGATGCCGTGGTGCACAAGGCCGGGCTGACCGAACGGTTCAGCTTTATTTCCACCGGCGGCGGCTCGTTTCTCGAATTTCTGGAAGGCAAGGAATTGCCTGCCTTTAAAGCTCTCAAGGAGTGTTTTGCCAAATGA
- the rimI gene encoding ribosomal protein S18-alanine N-acetyltransferase: MKQLRIFTAGAEEVSGILRVEHACFECRWARSQYLAGLERGNLRLMAASNDSEVTVGYVAYSCIAGEMEILNIAVMPEYRRGGTGRRLLRAALDDGAASGAEACFLDVRTSNIPAIRLYEEFGFEMTGRRKRYYPDNREDALLFRLDMGGLPRDKAGA, encoded by the coding sequence ATGAAGCAGTTGAGAATTTTCACAGCCGGAGCCGAAGAGGTGTCCGGCATTCTCCGTGTCGAACATGCCTGTTTTGAGTGTCGCTGGGCGCGCAGCCAGTATCTGGCGGGCCTTGAACGAGGGAATCTCCGGCTTATGGCCGCCTCGAACGACTCGGAGGTGACCGTGGGGTATGTGGCATATTCCTGCATTGCCGGAGAAATGGAAATTCTCAATATTGCCGTCATGCCGGAGTACAGACGCGGAGGCACGGGAAGGCGTCTCCTGCGGGCCGCTCTGGATGATGGTGCCGCGAGTGGAGCAGAAGCCTGCTTTCTTGACGTTCGTACTTCGAACATCCCGGCCATCAGGCTTTACGAGGAATTTGGTTTTGAAATGACCGGCAGAAGGAAGCGTTATTATCCCGACAACCGGGAAGACGCACTTTTGTTCCGTCTGGATATGGGGGGACTCCCCCGGGATAAAGCTGGAGCGTAA
- a CDS encoding NUDIX hydrolase: protein MHEKSKNNATQDELQEVMDDTNRPIALLSRDEVHRQLLPHRSVQILVYDQQNKLFLQKRSARKRFYPGRWDVSARGHTLPQESNLDAAQRILSSELRLEVDRLNLIRQFPSCPETGYEFVSIFTTPKITQLPAPNGDEVEDGYFFTSEELTCLIKDFRELLTPGLVTLWESGLAFPF from the coding sequence ATGCACGAAAAATCAAAAAATAACGCCACCCAGGATGAACTGCAGGAAGTGATGGACGACACCAATCGGCCCATCGCGCTGCTGTCGCGTGACGAAGTGCATCGCCAGTTGCTGCCGCACCGTTCGGTTCAGATTCTCGTTTACGACCAGCAGAACAAACTGTTCCTGCAGAAACGCAGCGCCAGAAAGCGCTTCTACCCGGGCCGCTGGGATGTCTCGGCCCGAGGCCATACGCTGCCACAGGAATCCAACCTCGACGCCGCGCAACGAATACTGTCCAGTGAACTGCGGCTGGAAGTGGACCGCCTCAACCTCATCCGGCAATTCCCCTCATGCCCGGAAACCGGCTACGAGTTCGTGAGCATCTTTACCACGCCGAAAATCACGCAGTTGCCCGCTCCCAATGGCGACGAAGTGGAGGACGGGTACTTTTTCACCTCGGAAGAACTCACCTGCCTCATCAAGGATTTCCGGGAGTTGCTCACGCCGGGACTGGTGACCCTCTGGGAATCGGGCCTCGCCTTCCCCTTTTAG
- a CDS encoding inositol monophosphatase family protein — protein MSNYAEWLAAARSIVERSGDIVRGNNLKPRNIRHKGRIDLVTDTDVAVEEFLKEELLKAFPTSRFLAEESAGDAGLQDMTWVIDPVDGTXNFAHGLPFVATSVALWHQGQVVLGVVNLPLMNELFAASLGGGTTLNGKPVTVSSTEMIEESLFATGFPYAIGEHLEGILERLRRLLPLVRGVRRPGAAALDLAYVACGRYDAFYEEALNPWDTAAGMLLVTEAGGRVSRVDTESYRPGDPDILATNGTIHEKASEMLVL, from the coding sequence ATGAGCAATTACGCGGAATGGCTCGCAGCGGCCAGATCAATCGTGGAACGGTCCGGAGATATTGTTCGCGGGAACAACCTCAAGCCGCGGAACATACGTCACAAGGGGCGCATCGACCTTGTCACCGATACTGATGTCGCAGTGGAGGAGTTTCTCAAGGAAGAGCTGCTCAAGGCATTTCCCACCTCCCGTTTTCTGGCGGAGGAGAGCGCCGGGGATGCCGGGCTGCAGGATATGACGTGGGTGATCGACCCTGTGGACGGGACCNCAAACTTCGCTCACGGGCTCCCATTCGTGGCTACCTCTGTCGCTTTGTGGCATCAGGGGCAGGTGGTTCTGGGAGTCGTGAACCTGCCGCTCATGAATGAACTGTTTGCCGCTTCCCTGGGTGGCGGCACTACCCTGAATGGCAAGCCTGTCACTGTTTCCAGTACCGAAATGATTGAGGAATCGCTTTTTGCGACCGGTTTTCCGTACGCAATCGGCGAACACCTTGAAGGAATACTTGAACGTTTGCGGCGACTTCTCCCGTTGGTCCGCGGTGTTCGAAGGCCCGGTGCGGCTGCGCTTGATCTGGCCTATGTCGCTTGCGGGCGGTATGACGCTTTTTATGAGGAGGCCTTGAACCCGTGGGATACGGCTGCGGGCATGTTGCTCGTGACCGAAGCGGGCGGAAGGGTGAGCCGTGTCGATACCGAGTCATACAGGCCGGGCGATCCGGACATTCTGGCCACGAACGGTACTATTCACGAAAAGGCGTCGGAGATGCTGGTTCTCTAA
- the gcvT gene encoding glycine cleavage system aminomethyltransferase GcvT, with product MEELLLTPLSGWHRENGAKMAPFAGFDMPVQYKGIMAEHKHTREKCGIFDISHMGEFRLSGDGAKDALNKIVTHDLNTLAPGKCRYGFMLNEKGGILDDLIIYCQAEDVYMLVVNGACRASDYEWIASHLPDGLDLCDISETMAKIDVQGPQSLEVLEGALGGSWNHLKYFNFEQIEWDDDPMIVSRTGYTGELGYELYLPADKAEKLWKKLISDERVMPVGLGARDTLRLEVGLPLYGQDLDTEHTPEESGAGFFLKKESDYIGKSELGTVREKLIPLTIEGRRTARHHDKVCLPSGEEVGVVTSGSFGPSLGHSIALAYVKADEAEHDKYVVKTARVELEAKRGSLPFYTEGTARKKLD from the coding sequence GTGGAAGAACTCTTGCTGACCCCACTCTCCGGCTGGCACCGCGAGAACGGTGCGAAAATGGCTCCCTTTGCCGGGTTCGACATGCCCGTGCAATACAAGGGCATCATGGCCGAGCACAAGCACACCCGCGAGAAGTGCGGCATTTTCGACATAAGCCACATGGGCGAATTTCGTCTTTCCGGCGACGGCGCCAAGGATGCTCTCAACAAGATCGTCACTCACGACCTGAACACCCTTGCACCGGGCAAGTGCCGCTACGGGTTCATGCTCAACGAAAAGGGCGGCATCCTTGACGACCTCATCATCTATTGCCAAGCCGAGGACGTATACATGTTGGTGGTCAACGGGGCCTGCCGCGCCAGCGACTACGAGTGGATCGCCTCGCATCTTCCCGATGGGCTTGATCTCTGCGACATCTCCGAAACCATGGCGAAAATCGACGTGCAGGGCCCGCAGAGCCTTGAAGTGCTGGAAGGCGCGCTCGGCGGCAGCTGGAACCACCTCAAGTATTTCAACTTCGAACAGATAGAATGGGACGATGATCCCATGATCGTCAGCCGTACCGGCTATACCGGCGAACTCGGCTACGAGCTCTACCTTCCCGCAGACAAGGCCGAAAAACTCTGGAAGAAGCTGATTTCGGACGAACGGGTCATGCCCGTCGGGCTCGGCGCGCGCGACACCCTTCGTCTCGAAGTCGGCCTGCCGCTTTACGGGCAGGACCTTGATACCGAGCACACACCCGAAGAATCCGGAGCCGGCTTCTTCCTGAAAAAGGAATCCGACTACATCGGCAAATCCGAGCTCGGCACTGTCCGTGAAAAGCTGATCCCGCTGACCATCGAAGGCCGCCGCACGGCACGACACCACGACAAGGTCTGCCTGCCCTCGGGCGAAGAGGTCGGCGTGGTCACCAGCGGCTCCTTCGGCCCGAGCCTCGGCCACAGCATCGCGCTCGCCTACGTCAAGGCCGACGAAGCCGAACACGACAAATACGTTGTCAAGACTGCACGTGTGGAACTGGAAGCCAAGCGCGGTTCCCTGCCCTTCTACACCGAAGGCACCGCCAGAAAGAAACTGGACTAG
- the ettA gene encoding energy-dependent translational throttle protein EttA, which translates to MSDSEKIIYSMYKVSKRHNTKEVLKDISLSYFYGAKIGVLGLNGSGKSSLLRILAGEDQDFEGETHVSPGYTLGYLEQEPLQNETRTVREVVEEAAKEVLDLVNEFNEINAKFAEPMEADEMDALIQRQSEVQELMDSKGAWDIDSKLEMAMDALRCPPGDTPVPNISGGEKRRVALVRLLLQNPDILLLDEPTNHLDAESVGWLEKYLSTFPGTVIAVTHDRYFLDNVAGWILELDRGRGIPWKGNYSSWLEQKEKRLELEEKKESERRRTLQRELEWARMSPKGRQKKSKARLNAYESMLSHESVDRGKELEIYIPPGNRLGKKVVEADNVSKAMGDRLLVEDMNFIIPPNAIVGIIGPNGAGKSTLFKMIAGQEQPDSGTLNVGETVDLAYVDQDRASLDPDKTVYETLSGGRDTILLGGREVNARAYCGRFNFLGGDQQKKVGVLSGGERNRLHLATMLKSGANVIMLDEPTNDLDVNTMRALEEGIENFAGCVLVISHDRWFLDRIATHIMAFEGDSKVEFFEGNYTEYEADRKKRLGDEATRPHRIKFRKLTR; encoded by the coding sequence ATGAGTGATTCTGAAAAGATCATCTATTCCATGTACAAGGTGTCCAAGCGGCACAACACCAAGGAAGTGCTCAAGGACATCTCCCTGTCCTACTTCTACGGTGCCAAGATCGGCGTGCTGGGCCTGAACGGCTCCGGTAAGAGTTCTCTGCTGCGTATCCTCGCTGGCGAGGATCAGGATTTCGAAGGCGAAACCCACGTTTCTCCGGGCTACACCCTCGGCTACCTTGAGCAGGAACCGCTTCAAAATGAAACCCGCACCGTGCGCGAGGTCGTCGAAGAAGCCGCCAAGGAAGTGCTTGATCTCGTCAACGAATTCAACGAGATCAATGCCAAATTCGCCGAGCCCATGGAGGCCGACGAAATGGACGCGCTGATCCAGCGCCAGTCCGAGGTTCAGGAACTCATGGACAGCAAGGGAGCCTGGGACATCGACTCCAAGCTTGAAATGGCCATGGACGCTCTGCGCTGCCCGCCCGGCGACACCCCGGTCCCGAACATTTCCGGCGGTGAAAAACGTCGCGTGGCCCTCGTGCGTCTGCTCTTGCAGAACCCGGACATCCTGCTGCTTGACGAACCGACCAACCACCTCGACGCAGAATCCGTGGGCTGGCTGGAAAAATATCTCAGCACCTTCCCCGGAACCGTCATCGCCGTCACTCACGACCGCTACTTCCTCGACAACGTGGCCGGTTGGATTCTCGAACTCGACCGCGGCCGCGGCATTCCCTGGAAAGGCAACTACTCCTCCTGGCTCGAACAGAAGGAAAAGCGCCTTGAACTGGAAGAGAAAAAGGAATCCGAACGCCGCCGCACTCTCCAACGCGAACTGGAATGGGCGCGCATGTCCCCCAAGGGCCGCCAGAAGAAATCCAAGGCGCGCCTGAACGCATACGAGTCCATGCTTTCCCATGAGTCCGTGGACAGGGGCAAAGAGCTGGAGATCTACATTCCGCCGGGGAACCGCCTGGGCAAGAAGGTCGTCGAGGCGGACAACGTTTCCAAGGCCATGGGCGACCGCCTGCTGGTGGAGGACATGAACTTCATCATCCCCCCCAATGCCATCGTGGGCATCATCGGCCCCAACGGCGCGGGTAAGTCCACTCTTTTCAAGATGATCGCCGGACAGGAACAGCCTGACTCCGGGACCCTCAACGTGGGGGAAACGGTGGATCTGGCATACGTGGATCAGGACCGTGCATCCCTTGATCCCGACAAAACGGTGTACGAGACCCTCAGCGGCGGTCGCGACACCATCCTGCTCGGCGGCCGCGAAGTGAACGCCCGCGCCTACTGCGGACGCTTCAACTTCCTCGGGGGCGACCAGCAGAAGAAGGTCGGCGTACTCTCCGGCGGTGAACGCAACCGCCTGCATCTGGCCACCATGCTCAAGTCCGGCGCCAACGTGATCATGCTCGACGAACCGACCAACGACCTCGACGTGAACACCATGCGCGCCCTTGAAGAAGGGATCGAGAACTTTGCCGGCTGCGTGCTGGTCATCAGCCACGATCGCTGGTTCCTCGACCGTATCGCCACCCACATCATGGCGTTCGAAGGCGACTCCAAAGTGGAGTTTTTCGAAGGCAACTACACGGAATACGAGGCCGACCGCAAAAAACGCCTTGGCGACGAGGCTACGCGCCCTCATCGCATCAAATTCCGCAAGCTTACCCGCTAG
- a CDS encoding DUF6901 family protein — protein sequence MRIQYSFKLNSMRTEHFDLKFDPQTVEYMGPIPADPPDWASMSTEQCPKCNLDEEYCPLALRIIDIIERFHDVVSHDRADVTVTTPERTISADTTVQRGLSSLLGLVIPTCGCPHTTWFRPMAKFHLPFSTEEETIYRSTSMYMLAQYFRQQGGLSYDEDMSGLSRIYRDMEMVNISLARRLRLASRSDSSVNAVILLDFFAKTVPMVIEETLEEIKSPFSAYLKS from the coding sequence ATGCGCATTCAGTATTCCTTCAAACTGAACTCCATGCGGACCGAGCATTTCGATCTGAAATTCGACCCGCAAACAGTCGAATACATGGGCCCCATTCCGGCCGATCCGCCGGACTGGGCATCCATGAGTACGGAACAATGTCCGAAATGCAATCTCGACGAGGAATACTGCCCACTTGCCCTACGAATCATCGATATTATCGAACGATTCCACGACGTGGTATCCCATGACCGTGCGGACGTCACGGTCACGACCCCGGAACGAACCATTTCGGCTGACACGACGGTCCAACGCGGTCTCAGCTCGCTTCTCGGCCTCGTCATCCCCACATGCGGCTGCCCGCACACAACGTGGTTCCGGCCAATGGCGAAATTCCACCTGCCCTTCTCCACCGAAGAAGAAACCATCTATCGCTCAACCTCCATGTACATGCTCGCCCAGTATTTTCGCCAACAAGGCGGCCTGAGCTATGACGAGGATATGAGCGGTCTGTCCCGCATCTACAGAGACATGGAGATGGTCAACATTTCCCTCGCCCGCAGACTGCGGCTTGCTTCCCGTTCGGATTCAAGCGTCAACGCCGTCATCCTGCTTGATTTCTTCGCAAAGACGGTCCCGATGGTTATTGAAGAAACACTTGAAGAAATCAAAAGTCCTTTCTCTGCCTACCTAAAATCCTGA
- a CDS encoding 2-oxoacid:ferredoxin oxidoreductase subunit beta: MTTADDYGKFETAWCPGCGNAGILKSLKKALAEMDIPPHKLGMVSGIGQAAKTPQYMNCNMFNGLHGRSLPAGQGAKLANPELTVIVESGDGCSYGEGGNHFLAAVRRNVDITLLAHDNQIYGLTKGQASPTTAQGQKTKAQPFGAPSDPFNPVMVATAMQAGFVARAFSGDMEHLTEMIKLAVQHKGFSMVDILQPCVSFNKVNTFKWYKDRCYRLEDHDPTDWAAAMEKASEFGDSIPIGVIWKSDKPVFGEGNPAMDGEPLATRKYDKADLEKIIQSFA; the protein is encoded by the coding sequence ATGACGACAGCAGACGATTACGGAAAGTTCGAAACCGCCTGGTGCCCGGGATGCGGCAATGCCGGAATACTCAAGAGCCTCAAGAAGGCTCTTGCGGAAATGGATATCCCCCCGCATAAGCTCGGCATGGTCTCCGGCATCGGGCAGGCAGCCAAGACCCCACAGTACATGAATTGCAATATGTTCAATGGATTGCACGGCAGATCACTCCCGGCAGGACAGGGCGCCAAGCTCGCCAACCCTGAACTGACGGTCATCGTGGAATCCGGTGACGGTTGCAGCTACGGTGAAGGCGGAAACCACTTTCTGGCAGCCGTGCGACGTAACGTGGATATCACGCTGCTGGCGCACGACAACCAGATCTATGGTCTCACCAAGGGCCAGGCCAGCCCCACCACAGCCCAAGGACAGAAGACCAAGGCGCAGCCGTTTGGGGCTCCCAGTGATCCCTTCAATCCGGTAATGGTGGCCACGGCCATGCAGGCTGGATTTGTGGCGCGCGCTTTTTCCGGTGATATGGAGCACCTCACGGAGATGATCAAACTGGCGGTCCAGCATAAGGGATTCTCCATGGTGGACATTCTTCAGCCATGCGTCTCATTCAACAAGGTCAATACATTCAAGTGGTACAAGGATCGTTGCTACCGTCTTGAGGACCATGATCCAACCGATTGGGCGGCGGCCATGGAGAAGGCCTCGGAGTTCGGCGACAGCATTCCCATCGGGGTGATCTGGAAGAGCGACAAGCCGGTTTTCGGCGAAGGCAACCCGGCAATGGACGGGGAACCTCTTGCCACCAGAAAATACGACAAGGCTGATCTCGAAAAGATCATCCAATCATTCGCATGA
- a CDS encoding 2-oxoacid:acceptor oxidoreductase subunit alpha, giving the protein MSATSINILIGGEAGQGLVTIGQLMAKALVRGGYHVLVNQDYMSRVRGGHNFFAIRTGPEPIHCATEDVDILVAMNEETIEKHRKQLTERSIVVAGESMDTSDLNNVLKVPFKELASKELFHNVVALGVLGSAICSDISILENLLSQTFAKKGQEIVDANLDVLRKSYDWVKEQDYDFACIPPASDDGVERVMMNGNEAIAMGALAAGANFLSFYPMTPSTSVALTLIGKGAPLGLRAEQMEDEIAAVNMALGASWAGARPVVTTSGGGFALMVEGISLAGITETPLVMILVQRPGPATGLPTRTEQGDLNLALYAGHGEFPRAIFAPGSADDCFELTHRAFDLTERYQTPMYVLSDQYLADAYTAIEPFDLNGLPEVAGPVLEPENAKEYKRYALGESCVSPRAIPGFSEALVKVDSDEHDEHGHIVEDAENRVAQNSKRLCKGCELWEETIPPSYYGEDEPDMLFVCWGSSVGPCLEAMEAFDGKAAVLHFRQVFPLKEDQFMPYLEKAGTVVSVEGNATGQFARLLRQETGFEISSFILRFDGRPLTSRYILAGLESIR; this is encoded by the coding sequence ATGTCGGCAACGAGCATCAACATACTTATCGGCGGTGAGGCCGGACAGGGGTTGGTCACGATTGGCCAGCTCATGGCCAAGGCTCTCGTGCGCGGCGGGTACCATGTTCTCGTGAATCAGGACTACATGTCCCGGGTTCGCGGCGGGCACAACTTCTTTGCCATAAGAACCGGTCCGGAACCCATTCACTGCGCCACGGAGGATGTGGATATTCTCGTGGCCATGAATGAGGAAACCATTGAGAAGCACCGGAAGCAGCTTACCGAGCGAAGCATTGTCGTGGCCGGTGAATCCATGGATACGAGCGACCTGAATAATGTGCTCAAAGTGCCCTTCAAAGAACTTGCCTCCAAGGAATTGTTCCATAATGTGGTGGCGCTTGGAGTGCTCGGTTCCGCCATCTGCTCCGACATTTCCATACTGGAAAACCTCCTGAGCCAGACCTTTGCCAAGAAAGGACAGGAGATCGTAGACGCGAACCTGGACGTGCTGCGCAAGTCCTACGACTGGGTGAAAGAACAGGACTACGACTTTGCCTGCATTCCGCCCGCTTCGGATGACGGCGTGGAACGGGTCATGATGAACGGCAACGAGGCCATCGCCATGGGTGCGCTGGCCGCCGGTGCCAACTTTCTTTCGTTCTATCCCATGACGCCATCGACGTCAGTGGCGCTCACGCTCATCGGCAAAGGCGCACCGCTCGGACTCAGGGCCGAGCAGATGGAGGACGAGATCGCCGCCGTCAATATGGCGCTCGGTGCTTCATGGGCGGGCGCAAGGCCTGTGGTCACCACTTCAGGCGGCGGCTTTGCGCTTATGGTGGAAGGAATCAGCCTTGCCGGCATCACGGAAACACCGTTGGTGATGATCCTCGTGCAGCGTCCGGGGCCCGCCACCGGGTTGCCCACCCGGACCGAACAGGGCGACTTGAATCTGGCCCTCTATGCCGGACACGGTGAGTTTCCGAGAGCTATCTTTGCGCCCGGAAGCGCGGACGACTGCTTTGAGTTGACCCACCGTGCCTTCGATCTCACCGAACGGTATCAGACACCCATGTATGTGCTTTCGGACCAGTATCTGGCCGATGCATACACCGCCATTGAACCGTTCGACCTCAACGGCCTGCCAGAAGTTGCCGGACCGGTTCTTGAGCCGGAGAACGCCAAGGAATACAAGCGGTATGCCCTTGGTGAATCCTGCGTTTCCCCTCGCGCCATCCCTGGCTTTTCCGAAGCGCTTGTGAAGGTGGACTCCGATGAGCACGACGAGCACGGGCACATCGTGGAGGACGCGGAAAACCGCGTGGCCCAGAACAGCAAGCGGCTTTGCAAAGGCTGCGAACTCTGGGAGGAGACGATCCCGCCGTCCTATTATGGCGAGGATGAGCCCGACATGCTCTTCGTCTGCTGGGGCAGCAGCGTCGGCCCCTGCCTTGAAGCCATGGAGGCGTTCGATGGCAAGGCGGCCGTGCTGCATTTCCGGCAGGTGTTCCCGCTCAAGGAGGACCAGTTCATGCCATACCTTGAAAAGGCAGGTACCGTGGTCAGCGTGGAAGGCAATGCAACCGGACAGTTTGCCCGGCTGTTGAGGCAGGAGACCGGCTTTGAAATATCGAGCTTTATTCTTCGCTTCGATGGCAGGCCGCTTACTTCCCGGTACATTCTGGCCGGACTTGAAAGCATCCGATAG